A window of the Lagenorhynchus albirostris chromosome 1, mLagAlb1.1, whole genome shotgun sequence genome harbors these coding sequences:
- the INSYN1 gene encoding inhibitory synaptic factor 1 codes for MNIRGTPDLGQPSDDPSSGGERERIRQRMKMVIGQLEDILRELKEVAKELREVVSQIDKLTSDFDFELEPDDWTTATVSSTSSSDKVGVGGPFDLGHLDFMTADILSDSWEFCSFLDISTPSDSVDGPESTRPGAGPDYRLMNGSVPIPNGPRVETPDSSSEEAFSAGPVKGQLPQRTPGTRERVRFSDKVLYHALCCDDEEGDGEEEVGLSPEPPHTEAHAGPLKPSPAPYKPRRSPLTGRRSDPTLAPEQTRRVTRNSSTQTVSDKSTQTVLPYMATRQKAKGKN; via the exons ATGAACATTCGGGGCACCCCGGACCTCGGGCAGCCCAGTGACGACCCCAGCAGTGGTGGCGAGCGGGAGCGGATTCGACAGCGCATGAAGATGGTCATTGGGCAGCTGGAGGACATCCTGCGGGAGCTCAAGGAGGTGGCCAAGGAGCTAAGGGAG GTGGTGAGCCAGATCGATAAGCTAACCTCGGACTTTGACTTCGAACTGGAGCCGGATGACTGGACCACAGCCACCGTGAGCAGCACCTCCAGCAGCGACAAGGTGGGCGTGGGCGGCCCCTTTGACCTGGGCCACCTGGACTTTATGACAGCTGACATCCTCTCGGATAGCTGGGAGTTCTGCTCCTTCCTGGACATCTCCACCCCCTCAGACTCCGTGGACGGCCCCGAGTCGACCCGGCCAGGGGCTGGCCCTGACTACCGGCTCATGAATGGCAGCGTGCCCATCCCCAACGGGCCCCGGGTGGAGACCCCGGACTCCTCCAGCGAGGAGGCCTTCAGCGCTGGCCCTGTGAAGGGCCAGCTGCCCCAGCGGACCCCGGGCACGCGGGAGAGGGTGCGATTCAGCGACAAAGTGCTCTACCATGCTCTATGCTGTGACGACGAGGAGGGGGACGGCGAGGAGGAGGTGGGCCTGTCCCCGGAGCCTCCCCACACAGAGGCCCACGCGGGCCCCCTCAAGCCCTCCCCGGCTCCTTACAAGCCGAGGCGCTCTCCACTGACTGGCCGCCGCTCAGACCCCACCTTGGCCCCCGAGCAGACCCGAAGGGTCACAAGAAACAGCAGCACCCAAACGGTGTCAGACAAGAGCACTCAGACGGTGCTGCCCTACATGGCCACCAGACAGAAAGCCAAGGGGAAAAACTAG